One genomic segment of Vibrio mimicus includes these proteins:
- the ctlX gene encoding citrulline utilization hydrolase CtlX, which yields MNVHLQPNMLIPRSAAQTARAVVMVPPKEFGFNAQTAQDNAFQNPLALSAETILQRAMAEFNAMVNGLRQAGVDVVVFDYPLANSETPDAVFPNNWFSTTEAGELFLFPMACANRRLEVRPEALIKTLQQQGFVVKAQHSLLAFTEQQAFLESTGVMVMDHPNRTIYAGLSQRCDREVLEVYAEQIGYSRVVSFQTRLPSGSPIYHTNVMMAMGEHFCVICDEAIPEYERRFVVKSLAKDKQVISISLEQMNHFCGNILQLETRDGQKVIAMSQSAYEAFTPAQLNQLATHGKLLPFAVPTIETIGGGSVRCMLAELFLPKG from the coding sequence ATGAATGTTCATCTACAACCCAATATGTTGATTCCGCGCTCTGCTGCACAAACGGCTCGCGCTGTCGTCATGGTGCCGCCGAAAGAGTTCGGCTTTAATGCGCAAACTGCGCAAGATAATGCCTTTCAAAACCCGCTGGCACTGAGCGCTGAAACTATTTTGCAGCGTGCTATGGCGGAGTTTAACGCCATGGTAAACGGTCTTCGCCAAGCGGGCGTTGATGTTGTGGTATTTGATTATCCATTGGCGAATAGCGAAACGCCGGATGCGGTATTCCCCAATAACTGGTTTAGTACCACTGAAGCAGGTGAGCTATTTTTGTTCCCAATGGCGTGCGCAAACCGCCGTTTGGAAGTGCGCCCCGAAGCCTTGATTAAGACCTTGCAACAACAGGGTTTTGTTGTGAAAGCGCAGCACTCTTTGCTAGCGTTTACTGAGCAGCAAGCGTTTTTGGAAAGCACCGGCGTGATGGTGATGGATCACCCCAATCGCACCATTTATGCGGGGCTTTCACAGCGCTGCGATCGTGAAGTGCTGGAAGTGTATGCCGAGCAAATTGGCTATTCGCGCGTGGTGTCGTTCCAAACTCGATTGCCGTCTGGCTCGCCGATTTATCACACCAATGTGATGATGGCGATGGGTGAGCATTTCTGCGTAATTTGCGATGAAGCGATCCCAGAATATGAGCGCCGATTTGTCGTGAAATCACTCGCCAAAGATAAACAGGTGATATCGATCTCGCTAGAGCAGATGAACCACTTCTGCGGCAATATCCTGCAACTAGAAACGCGTGATGGTCAGAAAGTGATTGCAATGTCGCAATCGGCTTATGAGGCTTTTACACCCGCTCAACTCAACCAGCTTGCCACTCACGGTAAGTTGCTGCCTTTCGCCGTACCGACCATAGAAACCATCGGCGGTGGCAGTGTGCGCTGTATGTTGGCCGAGCTGTTCTTGCCCAAAGGGTAA
- a CDS encoding DUF445 domain-containing protein: protein MNKSLITNVVALALMGVGYFLPNHYAFYAGLFAFSGAVTNWLAIHMLFEKVPGLYGSGVIPARFEDFKAAIKNLMMEQFFTDANIDRFLNKEMNGALNLDLQPVIAKVDFNPTFDSLVEVISQSSFGGMLAMFGGATALEPLKQPFVEKMQTALVEMSQSESVREALKGQLESPAMLDEIKANIEGIIDQRLNELTPQLVKEIVQKMIKEHLGWLVIWGGVFGGVIGLISAALV, encoded by the coding sequence ATGAACAAAAGCCTTATTACCAATGTAGTGGCGCTGGCACTGATGGGTGTCGGCTATTTTCTGCCAAACCACTATGCCTTTTACGCGGGGCTGTTTGCCTTTTCTGGCGCGGTCACCAACTGGCTCGCCATCCATATGCTGTTTGAAAAAGTGCCTGGACTGTATGGCTCCGGCGTGATTCCCGCACGTTTTGAAGATTTCAAAGCCGCCATCAAAAATCTGATGATGGAGCAGTTTTTTACCGATGCCAATATCGACCGCTTCCTCAATAAAGAGATGAATGGCGCGTTGAACCTTGATTTGCAACCGGTGATCGCCAAAGTCGATTTCAACCCGACCTTTGATTCGCTCGTCGAAGTGATAAGCCAATCCTCCTTCGGTGGCATGCTGGCGATGTTTGGCGGCGCGACCGCGCTTGAGCCACTGAAACAGCCCTTTGTGGAGAAGATGCAAACAGCGCTTGTCGAGATGAGTCAAAGCGAGTCGGTACGTGAAGCCCTAAAGGGGCAATTGGAATCCCCCGCGATGCTGGATGAAATCAAAGCCAATATCGAAGGCATCATAGATCAGCGCTTAAATGAGCTGACTCCGCAACTGGTCAAAGAGATCGTGCAGAAGATGATCAAAGAGCATCTGGGCTGGCTGGTGATTTGGGGCGGCGTGTTTGGTGGCGTGATTGGCCTTATTTCCGCGGCTTTGGTTTAA
- a CDS encoding coniferyl aldehyde dehydrogenase, whose translation MNKLAKQEQEDQGAFDEMSGHPAQTSELATWFYELRTAYQADPLSHYAVRKQRLLELKKQISRYQNVLAEAMSQDFGGRCYTESIMADILAPILDINHVLRHLNHWMKPSRRPTEWLFKGNKLEVRYQPKGVVGIICPWNFPLYLSLGPMITALAAGNHCMIKMPPNSPATTKQLRRMLLEIFPENLVRIVDGQHPEAMEISHLPFDHLVFTGSPASGKIIMANAAANLTPVTLELGGKSPVVLFDDYDVNKAAQRIAHGKGFNSGQICIAPDYAFVPEGKQEAFVDALRSAHRAMYRDLKTNPDYTALVDEAQHKRFHDLLLDARAKGAAITQCLDEGEGRKTPLYIATNLTPDMRICQEEIFGPLLPVYTYRSMDEVIRYITQRPRPLACYLFSQNAAQCEALLTLTHSGGVTLNGWGWHALNHAVPFGGVGNSGMGNYHGEEGFRELSHARTVLKMRDWFPIQLFAPPYGNWVQKLVVRLFVGKADPTL comes from the coding sequence ATGAATAAGCTAGCAAAGCAAGAGCAGGAAGATCAGGGCGCTTTCGATGAGATGAGTGGTCATCCGGCTCAAACAAGCGAACTCGCAACGTGGTTTTATGAATTACGCACGGCTTATCAGGCTGATCCTTTGAGCCATTATGCAGTGAGAAAACAGCGTTTGTTAGAGCTGAAAAAACAGATCTCGCGTTATCAAAATGTACTGGCTGAAGCGATGAGCCAAGACTTTGGTGGGCGTTGCTATACAGAGTCAATCATGGCGGATATTCTTGCCCCTATTCTCGATATCAATCATGTACTGCGCCATTTAAACCACTGGATGAAACCCAGCCGAAGACCGACAGAATGGCTGTTTAAAGGCAATAAGCTTGAAGTTCGTTACCAACCCAAAGGTGTCGTAGGCATTATTTGTCCTTGGAATTTCCCCCTATATCTTTCGCTAGGGCCGATGATCACGGCGCTGGCCGCAGGCAATCACTGCATGATTAAAATGCCACCAAACAGCCCAGCGACGACAAAACAATTGCGCCGCATGCTATTGGAAATCTTCCCCGAAAATTTGGTGCGTATCGTTGATGGTCAGCATCCTGAAGCAATGGAGATTTCCCATCTCCCCTTTGATCATCTGGTGTTCACTGGATCTCCGGCGAGCGGCAAAATCATTATGGCGAATGCGGCTGCCAATTTAACTCCGGTGACCTTAGAGTTGGGTGGAAAATCACCCGTGGTCTTGTTTGATGACTATGACGTGAACAAGGCGGCACAGCGAATTGCGCATGGGAAAGGCTTTAATTCAGGGCAAATTTGTATTGCACCTGACTATGCGTTTGTGCCGGAGGGTAAGCAAGAAGCTTTTGTTGACGCGCTGAGAAGTGCCCACCGCGCAATGTACCGTGATCTTAAAACCAACCCAGACTACACCGCTTTGGTGGATGAGGCGCAGCACAAAAGATTCCATGATTTGTTGCTTGATGCGCGCGCCAAAGGGGCCGCGATCACTCAATGTCTTGATGAGGGTGAGGGTCGAAAAACGCCACTCTATATTGCAACGAATTTGACGCCGGATATGCGTATTTGCCAAGAAGAAATTTTTGGTCCACTGCTGCCGGTGTACACCTACCGTTCGATGGATGAGGTGATTCGTTACATTACTCAAAGACCAAGGCCACTGGCTTGTTACCTATTTAGTCAGAATGCTGCTCAGTGTGAAGCCTTGCTAACACTGACTCACAGTGGGGGTGTCACACTCAATGGCTGGGGATGGCATGCATTGAATCACGCAGTGCCATTCGGTGGTGTGGGGAATTCTGGAATGGGTAATTACCATGGTGAGGAAGGATTCCGTGAGCTGAGCCATGCGCGCACGGTGCTGAAAATGCGTGATTGGTTTCCCATTCAGCTGTTTGCGCCCCCTTATGGAAATTGGGTGCAGAAGTTAGTGGTTAGACTCTTTGTGGGTAAAGCAGATCCTACCCTGTAA
- a CDS encoding bifunctional 4-hydroxy-2-oxoglutarate aldolase/2-dehydro-3-deoxy-phosphogluconate aldolase, whose product MSSIKQQLKALKVIPVIAIDNAEDIIPLGKVLVENGLPAAEITFRSEAAVEAIRLLRQTQPDMLIGAGTVLNREQAIAAKEAGATFIVSPGFNPNTVKACQEIGIDIVPGVNNPSTVEAALEMGLTTLKFFPAEASGGINMVKSLLAPYTDIELMPTGGISPANIKDYLAIPRVLACGGTWMVDKKLIEAGNWEELARLTREAVALVS is encoded by the coding sequence ATGTCTAGCATTAAACAACAACTGAAAGCTCTGAAAGTGATCCCAGTGATCGCCATCGACAACGCCGAAGACATCATCCCTCTGGGTAAAGTGCTGGTGGAAAATGGCTTGCCTGCTGCCGAAATCACTTTTCGCTCAGAAGCCGCAGTAGAAGCCATTCGTCTGCTGCGCCAAACCCAACCGGACATGCTGATCGGCGCAGGCACTGTGCTAAATCGCGAACAAGCGATTGCCGCCAAGGAAGCAGGCGCGACCTTTATTGTCTCCCCTGGCTTTAACCCTAATACCGTCAAAGCGTGTCAGGAGATCGGCATTGATATCGTTCCGGGGGTGAATAACCCGAGCACGGTTGAAGCGGCACTGGAAATGGGCTTAACCACGTTGAAGTTTTTCCCTGCCGAAGCCTCTGGCGGTATCAACATGGTGAAATCCCTGCTCGCGCCTTATACCGATATTGAGCTGATGCCCACTGGAGGTATTAGCCCTGCCAACATCAAAGATTACTTAGCGATCCCACGCGTGTTAGCGTGTGGCGGTACTTGGATGGTGGATAAAAAGCTGATTGAAGCAGGAAACTGGGAAGAACTGGCTCGGCTGACTCGTGAAGCCGTTGCGTTAGTCAGCTAA
- a CDS encoding GMC family oxidoreductase: MMEYDFIVVGGGSAGCVLASRLTEDANVTVCLLEAGGKDSSPLIHTPMGMVAMMPTKINNWGFETVPQPGLNGRKGYQPRGKTLGGSSSINAMMYSRGHKFDYDLWGELGNQGWSYAACLPYFKKAENNEVHHDEYHGQGGPLNVANLRSPSEMVERYLAACESIGVPRNPDLNGAEQFGAMATQVTQLNGERCSAAKAYLTPSLHRPNLTVLTAATTHRVLFEDQRAVGVEYGMQGQVFQIRCRKEVILSAGAFGSPQILMLSGIGAKSDLEKHGITAIHELKGVGENLQDHIDLVHTYRCSAKRETFGISLPMVSEMIKAFPQWIKQRTGKLSSNYAEGIGFLYSDEQVDVPDLEFVFVVAVVDDHARKIHISHGFSSHVTLLRPKSIGTVKLNSSNPYDAPRIDPAFFSHPEDMEIMIKGWKKQHQMLESEAFNAVRGENFYPVDASDDKAIEHDIRQRADTQYHPVGTCKMGPADDPMAVVDHELNVYGIEGLRVVDASIMPTLVGGNTNAPTIMIAEKIADVIKAQYQQGDGCDGRYSTAHSEATHCEMT, translated from the coding sequence ATGATGGAATATGATTTTATTGTTGTCGGCGGCGGTTCGGCAGGCTGTGTTTTGGCCTCCCGCCTTACGGAAGATGCCAATGTGACTGTGTGTTTGCTGGAGGCTGGGGGCAAAGACTCAAGCCCGCTGATTCATACCCCGATGGGTATGGTGGCGATGATGCCTACCAAAATAAACAATTGGGGATTTGAAACGGTTCCTCAGCCGGGGCTGAACGGCCGAAAAGGTTATCAGCCACGAGGAAAAACCTTAGGTGGTTCAAGCTCGATTAATGCCATGATGTACTCACGAGGTCATAAGTTTGATTACGATCTGTGGGGGGAATTGGGCAACCAAGGTTGGAGTTATGCCGCCTGTTTGCCCTATTTCAAAAAAGCAGAAAACAACGAAGTCCACCATGATGAATATCATGGGCAAGGTGGCCCACTGAATGTCGCCAACTTACGCTCACCGAGTGAAATGGTCGAGCGCTATCTGGCCGCTTGTGAATCTATTGGCGTTCCACGTAATCCTGATCTCAACGGCGCTGAACAGTTTGGGGCAATGGCCACGCAAGTGACGCAACTTAACGGGGAGCGGTGTAGTGCTGCGAAGGCTTATCTGACGCCCAGTCTGCACAGACCGAATCTGACGGTGCTCACGGCTGCAACAACCCATCGAGTGCTGTTTGAAGACCAGCGCGCCGTTGGTGTTGAGTATGGTATGCAGGGGCAGGTTTTTCAGATCCGTTGTCGGAAAGAGGTGATTCTTTCCGCTGGGGCTTTTGGTTCACCACAAATCCTGATGTTGTCTGGCATAGGAGCCAAGAGCGATCTTGAAAAGCATGGAATTACCGCCATCCATGAGTTGAAAGGTGTTGGTGAGAATCTGCAAGACCATATCGACTTAGTGCATACCTACCGATGCAGCGCAAAGCGCGAAACTTTTGGTATCTCATTGCCAATGGTCTCCGAGATGATCAAGGCGTTTCCACAGTGGATAAAACAGCGTACTGGGAAATTAAGCAGTAACTACGCCGAAGGGATTGGCTTTCTGTATTCTGATGAGCAGGTTGATGTTCCGGATCTGGAGTTCGTTTTTGTGGTCGCGGTGGTGGATGATCATGCGCGGAAAATCCATATCAGCCATGGCTTTAGCTCTCACGTCACCTTATTACGACCCAAGAGTATCGGCACCGTAAAGCTCAATAGCTCGAATCCTTATGATGCACCTCGTATTGATCCCGCATTTTTTAGCCATCCAGAAGATATGGAGATCATGATCAAAGGGTGGAAGAAGCAGCATCAGATGTTAGAGAGTGAAGCGTTCAACGCAGTTCGTGGTGAGAACTTTTACCCCGTCGATGCCTCTGATGATAAAGCGATTGAGCACGACATTCGCCAACGTGCCGATACGCAATATCACCCTGTTGGCACTTGTAAAATGGGGCCTGCGGATGATCCTATGGCGGTTGTGGATCATGAACTGAATGTCTATGGAATTGAGGGGCTTAGAGTGGTCGATGCGTCAATTATGCCCACTTTAGTGGGTGGCAATACCAATGCCCCGACCATAATGATTGCGGAGAAAATTGCCGATGTGATTAAAGCGCAGTATCAACAAGGTGACGGTTGCGATGGGCGTTATTCAACGGCACATAGTGAAGCGACACATTGCGAAATGACGTAA
- a CDS encoding AraC family transcriptional regulator: MEYTAVYEPDTQAFGVLDLQLLVRYLEPKVDVEALLKGSGITLKQLHSPETHATLAQKLVVFSNALALCHEAGLGLKVGQQARFSDFGVLGYAIFSSNTLLDALMMGFKYLRLAGPVLKKKMWVNEQFGHFQAEQLIDLQSLLPFCCEYWFAAIQSLCEEVMQHPFPSTLIRFPYPRPEYSERYQQIFQCTIEFDSPRLEWQFDASSLYAPLPAANPMTLQMCLKSCDEMLAKVSGSASLKEKITQILVENPGNYPSIEQLAAELGMSSRTLRRHLKNEATSYQQILDHVRYHLARHFLASTQLHIEEISERVGFSDAANFRHAFRKWSGYSPKQYRQQTL; this comes from the coding sequence GTGGAATACACTGCTGTTTATGAGCCAGATACACAGGCTTTCGGTGTACTGGATTTACAGCTTCTGGTTCGTTACCTTGAGCCGAAAGTCGATGTGGAAGCCTTACTCAAGGGCAGTGGCATCACGCTCAAACAGTTGCATTCACCGGAAACGCACGCCACGCTCGCGCAAAAGTTGGTGGTTTTTAGCAACGCGCTCGCGCTCTGCCATGAAGCGGGGCTTGGCCTTAAAGTCGGGCAACAAGCCCGTTTTAGTGACTTTGGGGTGCTGGGCTACGCCATTTTTAGCAGCAATACTTTGCTGGATGCATTGATGATGGGCTTTAAATATCTGCGTCTTGCGGGGCCAGTATTGAAGAAAAAAATGTGGGTTAACGAGCAATTCGGCCACTTCCAAGCCGAGCAACTTATTGATTTACAATCATTATTACCCTTTTGCTGTGAATATTGGTTTGCTGCCATTCAAAGCCTTTGTGAAGAAGTTATGCAACACCCTTTTCCTTCAACTCTGATTCGTTTTCCTTACCCAAGGCCCGAATACAGCGAGCGGTATCAGCAGATATTTCAATGCACCATTGAATTCGACAGCCCACGGTTGGAGTGGCAGTTTGATGCCTCAAGCTTATACGCACCACTTCCCGCCGCAAACCCAATGACCTTACAAATGTGCTTAAAGTCGTGTGATGAGATGTTGGCAAAAGTCTCGGGCAGTGCCTCTTTAAAAGAGAAAATCACCCAGATCTTGGTGGAAAATCCCGGCAATTACCCCTCCATTGAACAGTTGGCTGCTGAGCTGGGGATGTCTTCTCGCACATTGAGACGCCATTTAAAAAATGAGGCGACCAGCTATCAGCAGATCCTCGATCACGTTCGATATCACCTTGCTCGCCATTTTCTCGCCTCCACCCAACTGCATATTGAAGAGATCTCTGAACGCGTTGGTTTTTCAGATGCCGCAAACTTTCGCCATGCATTTCGTAAATGGAGTGGGTATTCACCGAAGCAGTATCGACAGCAAACCCTGTAA
- the vcaM gene encoding multidrug efflux ABC transporter VcaM, with translation MFKLFESFTDPFPKGDPQRPPDTLWAFCRHYTRGFEKPLIVMALLSTAIAIIEVSLFGFMGQLVDWLSTSSPDTFLVENQSTLIGLGLLVLIGMPMLIALYSLLIHQTLLGNYPMSIRWLAHRYLLKQSVSFYQDEFAGRISTKVMQTALAVRETVMKSLDVFVYVMVYFTAIVVILAQADWRLMIPMLIWLAIYVTVQMHYVPKLKKVASEQADARSLMTGRIVDSYTNIMTVKLFSHSQRETQYAEEGMQDFLGTVHRQMRLVTGFNIWVEMANYLLVFTIAALSIYLWTTSAISVGAIAVAVSLSLRINGMSKWIMWEVSALFENIGTVVDGMTMLGKPITVKDKQDAKPLVVKHGGITFDDVSFHYGENKGVINHLNLSIKPGEKVGLVGRSGAGKSTLVNLLLRFHDVESGRILIDGQPISEVTQESLRSKIGMVTQDTSLLHRSIRDNILYGNPNATEEQLLKATAQAHAHEFILGLTDPHGNSGYDAQVGERGVKLSGGQRQRVAISRVLLKDAPLLVLDEATSALDSEVEAAIQESLNELMQGKTVIAIAHRLSTIAAMDRLIVLDKGQIVEQGTHQELIAQNGIYAHLWAHQTGGFIGCDEDEVEEAILA, from the coding sequence ATGTTTAAGCTATTCGAAAGCTTTACCGACCCTTTCCCCAAAGGTGACCCACAACGTCCACCCGATACCTTGTGGGCATTCTGTCGCCACTATACTCGCGGGTTTGAAAAACCATTGATCGTGATGGCGTTACTCAGCACGGCGATCGCGATTATCGAGGTCTCTCTGTTTGGCTTTATGGGCCAACTGGTGGACTGGCTTTCCACCAGCTCGCCAGACACCTTTTTAGTCGAGAATCAGAGCACACTGATTGGGCTAGGTTTACTGGTACTGATTGGTATGCCGATGTTGATCGCACTCTATTCATTGCTGATCCATCAAACACTCCTCGGCAATTACCCGATGTCAATCCGTTGGTTGGCGCACCGTTATCTACTCAAGCAAAGCGTATCGTTTTATCAAGATGAGTTCGCAGGGCGCATCTCAACCAAAGTGATGCAAACAGCGCTCGCGGTACGTGAAACCGTGATGAAAAGCCTCGATGTGTTTGTCTACGTGATGGTCTATTTCACCGCGATTGTAGTGATTTTGGCGCAGGCCGATTGGCGCTTAATGATCCCGATGCTGATTTGGCTAGCCATCTATGTCACGGTGCAGATGCATTACGTGCCTAAGCTGAAAAAAGTGGCTTCCGAGCAAGCCGATGCCCGCTCATTGATGACCGGACGCATTGTGGATAGCTACACCAACATCATGACGGTAAAGCTGTTTTCACACAGTCAACGTGAAACGCAATATGCCGAAGAAGGCATGCAAGATTTTCTGGGCACCGTCCATCGCCAAATGCGTTTGGTGACTGGCTTTAATATTTGGGTAGAAATGGCCAACTACTTATTGGTGTTTACCATTGCTGCCCTATCGATTTATCTCTGGACCACCAGCGCCATCAGCGTCGGTGCCATTGCGGTTGCGGTCAGTTTATCCTTGCGTATCAACGGCATGTCTAAATGGATTATGTGGGAAGTCAGCGCCCTGTTTGAAAATATCGGTACGGTAGTGGACGGCATGACCATGCTCGGCAAACCGATCACAGTGAAAGATAAGCAGGATGCTAAACCTTTAGTGGTTAAGCACGGCGGCATTACGTTTGATGATGTGAGCTTCCACTACGGTGAAAACAAAGGCGTGATCAACCATCTCAACCTCAGCATCAAACCGGGCGAAAAAGTCGGTTTAGTGGGGCGCTCTGGAGCCGGTAAATCGACCTTGGTGAACCTATTACTGCGTTTTCATGATGTAGAGAGCGGCCGGATTTTAATTGATGGTCAACCCATTTCAGAGGTGACTCAAGAATCGCTGCGCAGCAAAATCGGCATGGTGACACAAGATACGTCACTGCTGCACCGCTCCATTCGCGACAACATTTTGTATGGAAATCCGAACGCCACCGAGGAGCAGCTTTTGAAAGCAACGGCGCAGGCCCACGCTCATGAGTTTATCCTCGGTTTGACCGATCCTCATGGCAACAGCGGTTACGATGCACAGGTCGGTGAACGTGGCGTCAAACTCTCCGGCGGGCAACGTCAGCGGGTTGCGATCTCTCGCGTACTGCTCAAAGATGCGCCACTGTTGGTGTTGGATGAAGCAACTTCCGCGCTCGATTCTGAAGTGGAAGCCGCGATTCAAGAGAGCCTCAATGAACTGATGCAGGGCAAAACTGTGATTGCAATTGCCCACCGTCTGTCGACCATCGCAGCGATGGATCGCCTGATCGTGCTCGATAAAGGCCAAATTGTTGAGCAAGGTACTCACCAAGAGTTGATTGCGCAAAACGGCATTTATGCTCACCTGTGGGCGCATCAAACCGGTGGCTTTATCGGCTGCGATGAAGACGAAGTAGAAGAAGCCATACTGGCATAA
- a CDS encoding YgjV family protein, with translation MDNTLAQGIGGIAFLVGVMAFWQKDDMRFRYQMVAFCFIMGIHFALLGATVAAIGVVINGMRSFASIKTQSRRVMWFFIALMWLMTLPNITHFFEFMTVFGSSVATWALFSKRGVALRSLILFNSLCWVSHNIWLGSIGGTLVESTFIVTNLITIYRLHQHNQGKR, from the coding sequence ATGGACAATACATTAGCGCAAGGCATCGGTGGTATTGCGTTTCTGGTCGGTGTGATGGCCTTTTGGCAAAAAGACGACATGCGCTTTCGTTATCAGATGGTCGCGTTTTGCTTCATCATGGGCATTCATTTTGCTTTGTTGGGTGCGACCGTTGCCGCCATCGGTGTGGTAATCAATGGCATGCGCAGTTTTGCTTCCATCAAAACGCAATCGCGCAGAGTCATGTGGTTTTTTATCGCGTTGATGTGGCTGATGACGCTGCCTAACATCACCCACTTTTTCGAGTTTATGACCGTGTTTGGATCGTCAGTGGCGACTTGGGCCCTGTTTTCTAAACGCGGAGTCGCCCTGCGTAGCCTGATTCTATTTAACTCGCTGTGTTGGGTTAGCCACAACATTTGGCTTGGCTCCATCGGCGGTACGCTCGTGGAAAGCACCTTTATTGTGACTAACTTGATCACCATCTACCGCTTACATCAGCACAACCAAGGTAAGCGGTAA